From one Romeriopsis navalis LEGE 11480 genomic stretch:
- a CDS encoding response regulator transcription factor: MTQFRILVVDDHEMVLSGTTAALKTSYPDAEIFTANTAQQGLEQLKFVHPNVLLLDLSMPDDVGDTAKVDTGIQLLRQIMEENPAQNIVVQSAHVKTLIRIKSAIANHEGGFTIVDKSLSMKEMLKKVNWAAEGVVFTPKEMRNGIEMKAEWLEVLQLAFGEGLQDKAIARRMNVAERTVRHYWSKIQDVLDVYPYDGKNIRIQTEKRARAEGLID; this comes from the coding sequence ATGACCCAGTTTCGGATTTTAGTCGTTGATGATCATGAGATGGTGCTCAGTGGAACGACTGCCGCTCTGAAAACGAGTTATCCAGATGCCGAGATTTTCACGGCCAATACGGCCCAACAGGGATTAGAGCAGCTCAAGTTTGTACATCCCAATGTTTTGCTGCTTGATCTATCTATGCCTGATGATGTTGGTGATACGGCAAAGGTGGATACGGGAATTCAACTCCTCCGCCAAATTATGGAGGAGAACCCGGCCCAGAATATTGTGGTCCAGAGTGCTCATGTTAAAACATTGATTCGGATTAAGTCAGCGATCGCCAATCATGAAGGTGGTTTCACGATCGTTGATAAAAGCCTATCGATGAAAGAGATGCTGAAGAAGGTGAATTGGGCGGCTGAGGGCGTCGTTTTTACCCCGAAGGAAATGCGTAATGGCATTGAAATGAAGGCAGAGTGGCTAGAGGTTTTGCAGTTGGCCTTTGGTGAGGGATTGCAAGATAAGGCAATTGCCCGGCGGATGAATGTCGCAGAGCGTACTGTACGGCACTACTGGTCAAAGATTCAGGATGTTCTCGATGTGTACCCATATGACGGCAAGAACATTCGGATTCAAACGGAAAAGCGGGCACGGGCTGAAGGCCTGATTGATTAA
- a CDS encoding CHASE2 domain-containing protein, with amino-acid sequence MQDELRQRLKRGLDRWQISLLPGVATIGIVIALRWFGVLQGVELAAFDRWLRWRPAEPMDDRVLIIGINEQDIQQLKRYPVSDKKLADTIEILQQSKPAVIGIDIFRDQAVPPGSQKLKQLFANQNNLIGIDKIVLAPGQISVKPPPTISSDRVGFADAALDPDGALRRSLIYTVDDSAGGSGEVRASLSMVLAERYLGSRDIEIREGTRDPDSIRIGNVELPQMSGRFGGYSQPDQGGLVGLINFRSGRKPFRVVSLADVSAKRVKPEWIQGKVVLIGITASSVRDYVNSKAVQSSQIALLYGVEAQAHTVSQLISAGEDGRPFIQAWSDPGEYLWICLWGGGGILLGWVIRSPFKWLGLLVVGVGSLLLVSYGAIVMAWWIPVVPPLLVFLINGAGLTAFYRYDQGLRERLQERQLVIDEAFNAIHNGPLQVLSELQRRAEGDVLQQSEMLGGLQELNRSIRGIYESMQSDALSQPDSVYISETLQIDLREPLHEVLQQVYSDVLERQLPHFATVKAKIVNFEPFAGKDLSVQSKRDLCRFLEEALCNVGKHAQDVTRLEIFCGEQDGQNVIRVSDNGQGQLTEREGIGTKQSKKLARQLKGKFQRSLNSKQGIACQLVWPIR; translated from the coding sequence ATGCAGGATGAGTTGCGACAGCGGTTAAAGCGAGGGCTTGACCGTTGGCAGATTAGCTTGCTACCGGGTGTAGCAACGATTGGGATTGTAATTGCCTTGCGCTGGTTTGGCGTGTTGCAGGGGGTAGAACTTGCGGCCTTCGATCGATGGCTGCGATGGCGACCCGCAGAACCCATGGACGATCGGGTCTTGATTATCGGAATTAATGAGCAAGATATCCAACAGCTCAAGCGTTATCCGGTATCCGATAAGAAACTCGCTGATACGATTGAGATTCTGCAGCAGTCGAAGCCAGCGGTGATTGGCATTGATATTTTCCGTGATCAAGCCGTTCCGCCGGGTTCGCAGAAGTTAAAACAGCTATTTGCTAACCAGAATAATCTAATCGGCATCGACAAAATTGTTTTAGCACCGGGTCAAATCTCCGTTAAGCCGCCACCCACTATTTCATCCGATCGGGTTGGGTTTGCCGATGCAGCATTAGATCCAGATGGGGCGCTACGACGCAGCCTAATTTATACAGTGGATGATTCAGCCGGTGGCTCTGGCGAAGTCCGTGCTTCCTTATCCATGGTATTGGCAGAGCGCTATTTAGGCAGTCGTGACATTGAAATTCGGGAGGGGACTCGCGATCCAGATTCGATTCGTATCGGGAATGTCGAACTGCCCCAGATGAGCGGCAGATTTGGTGGTTATAGCCAGCCAGATCAAGGTGGATTGGTTGGTTTGATCAACTTTCGATCGGGTCGCAAACCATTTCGGGTAGTATCGCTAGCGGATGTGAGCGCAAAGCGGGTTAAACCCGAATGGATACAGGGTAAGGTCGTATTGATTGGTATTACTGCATCGTCAGTCAGGGACTATGTGAATTCGAAAGCAGTACAAAGTTCACAAATTGCTTTGCTCTATGGGGTGGAAGCCCAAGCCCATACGGTTAGTCAGTTAATTAGTGCAGGGGAAGACGGCAGGCCGTTTATCCAGGCTTGGTCTGACCCTGGAGAGTATTTATGGATTTGTCTATGGGGTGGGGGTGGCATCCTTCTGGGTTGGGTGATTCGATCGCCCTTCAAGTGGTTAGGTCTTTTGGTGGTTGGAGTCGGTAGCTTATTACTGGTGAGCTACGGTGCGATCGTCATGGCCTGGTGGATTCCAGTTGTGCCACCGTTATTGGTCTTTTTAATTAATGGAGCGGGTTTAACGGCTTTCTATCGCTATGACCAAGGTTTACGGGAACGTCTACAAGAGCGGCAACTGGTCATTGATGAAGCGTTTAATGCAATTCATAATGGTCCGCTACAGGTTCTATCTGAGTTACAGCGCCGTGCCGAAGGTGATGTATTGCAACAATCAGAGATGCTGGGGGGACTCCAGGAGCTGAATCGCTCTATTCGTGGCATTTACGAATCGATGCAGAGTGATGCACTATCGCAGCCAGATTCGGTTTACATTAGCGAGACATTACAGATTGATTTGCGTGAGCCTTTGCATGAGGTACTTCAGCAGGTTTACAGCGATGTTCTGGAACGCCAGCTCCCCCACTTTGCAACTGTCAAAGCCAAGATTGTGAATTTTGAACCGTTCGCTGGTAAGGATTTATCAGTGCAGTCGAAGCGGGATTTGTGCCGTTTTTTAGAAGAGGCACTATGCAATGTTGGGAAGCATGCTCAGGATGTTACACGATTAGAGATTTTTTGTGGGGAACAGGATGGGCAAAACGTTATTCGAGTAAGTGATAATGGCCAGGGGCAGCTGACTGAGCGTGAAGGAATTGGAACTAAGCAATCGAAGAAACTGGCAAGGCAGCTAAAGGGGAAATTCCAACGATCGCTAAATTCTAAGCAGGGTATCGCTTGCCAGCTCGTTTGGCCGATTCGGTAA
- a CDS encoding CAP domain-containing protein, whose amino-acid sequence MHKLLKPSTLGIATAIALVIAPNVNAAAILETTEPTRSPSIVTDEAAGRTSPEQDSVYDRHRGRNRHRQIQCNNRQILTAEACSGDEISAEERKLYRLVNQYRSKKGLPPIPLSTSLNKVANRHVRDLQNNFTHLTHAWSNCPYDSNRRSTFKCMWEAPQRLGTSYRGYGYENAYGSSSSKATAEGAFAGWLSSRPHNDVISNRGIWQDVRWNALGIGIYKGYAVLWFGKEKD is encoded by the coding sequence GTGCATAAACTATTGAAGCCTTCTACGCTCGGCATAGCGACAGCTATTGCATTAGTCATTGCACCTAATGTGAATGCGGCAGCAATATTAGAGACGACAGAACCCACTAGGAGTCCCAGCATTGTGACCGATGAAGCCGCTGGAAGAACATCGCCCGAACAGGATTCTGTTTATGATCGTCATAGGGGACGTAATCGTCATCGCCAAATCCAATGTAATAACCGCCAAATTCTAACGGCAGAGGCATGTAGCGGTGATGAAATCAGTGCTGAAGAGCGTAAGCTCTATAGACTCGTGAATCAATACCGCAGTAAAAAAGGGCTGCCACCGATTCCGCTATCTACTTCACTCAACAAAGTGGCTAATCGCCATGTCCGCGATCTGCAAAATAATTTTACCCATTTGACTCATGCTTGGAGTAATTGTCCCTATGATAGTAACCGACGCTCAACGTTCAAATGTATGTGGGAAGCGCCACAGCGCCTTGGGACATCTTATAGGGGTTATGGGTATGAGAATGCCTATGGCAGTTCATCCAGCAAAGCTACTGCTGAGGGTGCTTTTGCTGGGTGGCTAAGTAGTCGTCCTCATAACGATGTAATTTCCAACCGAGGAATCTGGCAAGATGTGCGCTGGAATGCTTTAGGCATCGGGATTTATAAAGGCTACGCCGTACTTTGGTTTGGCAAAGAAAAAGATTAG